One segment of Takifugu rubripes chromosome 5, fTakRub1.2, whole genome shotgun sequence DNA contains the following:
- the rdh8a gene encoding retinol dehydrogenase 8a — protein sequence MANDSGQKVVLITGCSSGIGLRIAVTLARDEKKRYHVIATMRDLKKKDKLVEAAGDSYGKTLMLLPLDVCSDESVKQCFGHVKDRHIDILINNAGVGLMGPVESISIEEMKQVFETNFFGVVRMMKEVMPDMKKRRSGHIVVVSSVMGLQGVVFNDVYTASKFAMEGFCESMAVQLMKFNVRLSMIEPGPVHTEFETKMMENVAKMEYPGVDPDTVRYFKDVYLPSAIDVFEAMGQTPEDIAKCIKKVIESSSPRFRNLTNSLYTPIVALKYADETGGLSVNTFYNLLFNFGPLMHITMSILKCLTCSCLRRRTISPD from the exons ATGGCGAACGACAGCGGGCAGAAAGTTGTGCTGATCACTGGCTGCTCCTCCGGCATCGGGTTACGGATCGCCGTTACGCTCGCCAGGGATGAAAAGAAGCGTTACCATG TGATTGCCACCATGCGTGACCTAAAGAAAAAGGACAAGTTAGTGGAGGCGGCAGGAGATTCGTATGGGAAGACTCTGATGTTGCTTCCCCTGGACGTTTGCAGTGACGAGTCTGTCAAGCAGTGCTTCGGCCACGTGAAGGACCGTCACATTGACATCCTGA TCAATAACGCAGGTGTGGGCTTGATGGGACCAGTTGAAAGCATCAGCATTGAGGAGATGAAGCAAGTGTTTGAGACAAACTTCTTTGGTGTGGTCCGCATGATGAAGGAAGTGATGCCTGACATGAAGAAGAGGCGTTCGGGACACATTGTGGTCGTGAGCAGCGTAATGGGCCTACAGG GGGTGGTGTTCAATGATGTTTACACTGCCTCAAAGTTTGCCATGGAAGGGTTCTGTGAGAGTATGGCTGTGCAGTTGATGAAGTTCAATGTCCG GTTGTCCATGATCGAGCCTGGGCCGGTACACACCGAGTTTGAGACCAAAATGATGGAGAACGTGGCCAAGATGGAATACCCAGGGGTTGATCCAGACACCGTTCGATATTTTAAAGATGTTTATTTGCCATCTGCTATAGATGTATTCGAAGCCATGGGGCAGACGCCAGAGGATATTGCCAAA TGCATCAAAAAGGTTATCGAGTCAAGTAGTCCCCGCTTCAGGAATCTGACCAACAGTCTTTACACCCCCATTGTGGCCTTAAAGTATGCAGATGAGACCGGCGGACTGTCTGTCAACACTTTCTACAACCTGCTGTTCAATTTTGGCCCCCTCATGCACATCACGATGAGCATCCTCAAGTGCCTGACATGTAGCTGCCTACGCAGACGCACCATCTCACCTGACTGA